The Andreesenia angusta genome has a segment encoding these proteins:
- the lipB gene encoding lipoyl(octanoyl) transferase LipB: MKIPSCNKRVFLIKNRRCSKLKLQVLSLGKRDYNETLKLQEEYLDKRQKDEIEDTLILVEHNPVLTLGRSGKRENIIASDEALKSEGIEVVNIGRGGDVTYHGPGQIVGYPIINLKGHRLGVKDYVYNIEEMIIRLTHKEYGLESYRDEINNGVWVNNKKITAVGFSVKRWVTMHGFAFNVNTNLDHFKYIVPCGITGREATSLEFELGAKQDFKDVNEKVLKYFCEVFNYDEVEFVTEA, encoded by the coding sequence ATGAAGATACCCTCTTGTAACAAGAGGGTATTTTTAATTAAAAATAGGAGATGTTCGAAATTGAAATTACAAGTATTATCTCTCGGAAAGCGTGACTACAACGAAACACTTAAATTGCAGGAAGAGTATTTAGATAAAAGGCAGAAAGATGAAATAGAGGATACGCTTATCTTAGTGGAGCACAATCCAGTGCTGACACTTGGAAGATCTGGCAAAAGGGAAAATATAATAGCTTCAGATGAAGCGCTTAAAAGTGAAGGAATCGAAGTCGTAAATATAGGAAGAGGTGGGGACGTAACCTACCATGGACCGGGGCAGATAGTGGGATACCCCATAATAAATTTAAAGGGACATAGACTTGGAGTTAAAGACTATGTGTACAATATAGAGGAAATGATAATAAGGCTAACTCATAAGGAGTATGGGTTGGAGTCCTACAGAGACGAGATAAACAATGGAGTATGGGTGAACAACAAGAAGATAACGGCGGTTGGATTTTCTGTAAAGAGATGGGTTACCATGCATGGGTTTGCGTTTAATGTGAACACAAATCTGGACCATTTTAAATATATAGTGCCTTGTGGAATAACAGGAAGAGAGGCAACTTCGCTAGAGTTCGAGCTTGGAGCTAAGCAGGACTTCAAAGATGTAAACGAGAAGGTTTTAAAGTATTTCTGTGAAGTATTTAATTATGACGAAGTTGAATTCGTAACGGAGGCGTAG